GAGACGTGACATGGGTATTGCGTCCAAGGGCCCGAGGATTGTGTTACGGGAACTTAGACGAGGATGCACGGTTTCAGGACAGGAGGTCGGTCCTCGCCCATGGGCGAGGTGACCTTGGCACGGGTCGTCCTCGCCCATGGGTGAGGTGACCATGGTGCGGGGTGAGGTGACCTCGGTTCGGATCGTCCTCGCCCATGGGCGAGGTGACCTTGGCACGGGTCGTCCTCGCCCATGGGTGAGGTGACCATGGTGCGGGGTGAGGTGACCTCGGTGCGGGTCGTCCTGGGCGAGGTGAACTCGGTGCGGGTCATCCTCGCCCATGGGCGAGGTGATCTCGGTGTGGGTCGTCCTTGCCCATGGGCGAGGTGGTCGGCCCTTGCTTACGATTGAGACCTCATCCAGACTGATCCTCTTCTCAACGTTCCTCGGTTCGCATCCGCGAAAAACTGTCTTTTACTTGATTTAACCGTTTTCCGGGAATGTCTAATTTTCAAGGATCGATCGAGAGTTGGTTTTCTGAGAACTTTCAGGCATTGATTACGTCGTGACTGGTTTTGACCCCAACACTAATTGTCGGAATTGGATCCAACAGGAGTTTATCGTTTCTGCCATTGAAATTAGTTAAAGCTTGTGTTCAAAACAAAATAAAGTTGAGTTTTTTGTTCTTTTAAATTTGGTTATTGCAGTTTCTTTGGTGAACTCATGATTTTTTTTAATAAAAAAATTTGATGAGTAAAAAGAAAGCTATTTGAGTTAGGATTCTGGCTACTAAATCCATCAGAAATAAGAAAGGTAAACAATAGGTAGTTTTCTTATTTCTGGTACGGTTCAAACAAAACAAATACAAAGCTGTGTTTTACATAAGTAAACAAACAAAAAAAAACAGAGTCCAATTTAAGCCCGAGAAAACGTTTAGACACAACTGCAAAGCTAAGTGATGGTGCGGCTGCTGCTTAGTGAAGGCTGCGCATGATGCCATGTATGTATCCTCCGGTCATAATGAAAGACATGAAGGACACGACTCCAGCCGGAAATATCTTCTTGGAACCCATGTACCGAGTTCCCATCACCCACGTTAATGCACCCGCCATCACTTTTAACAAAAAACAAATTCAGGCGTCAAGAGGGAATATTAGTTTCATTCATGGAGAAAAATAGCCTGCTACTGGAAATCTCTTTCTTTCCTTACCCACACCAATGGTTGAAGCAAGAACAGGTTTAGTTGGGAGCTCACGGAAGACAAAGAGCAGAACAGCAGCTGAAAGTCCACCCGCAAGCAGCGATTTCTGGCTACCGCTCTTCAGATAACCCATCAGCCCACCAACTGTATCAAGTTTCAGACATATTGAAGCATAAGCTACAGTTTAACTGGCGCATCACTTCAAAGGTACGCATAACAGATTGAATACGTTTCAATAAGTCAAGTTCATATTTTAGATAGGCATACACAGACAGAGACTAAACTTACAAAACTCATAGTTAAAATCATACAGTGAGAAGAAGCCAATTCAAAACAGAACCTCGAAAGCATCAACTTGTGCTGACTCCAATATGTGATGATAAAGGTGAGAATAAAGTCTAAAACCCTAAAAAGTGAATCTGACCTCCAACAAGGAAAGCGTAACCAAGAGTCAACTTCTGCGACATAGACAAAGGCAAAGGCGTCTTCCCACCACTCCCCTCCTCCCCGCCGCCTTCTCCTTCGTCATTATCATCTCCGCCTCCCCCACCCCCGCCGAACTTGTCCCCTCCGATTCCACCACCTCCTCCTCCGCCGATCACAGGTTCAACTTCAACAGCTTTGGCTCCCGAATCGACGCAGTTAACAGTAATACAAGTGATCAACTTGGTCGAATCGGCACCAGAGGAGAGTCTTTGGTGACCAGATTTGAACGCTAAAGGATGAAAACCTTTGGAATTAGTGAAGGCGATACTTCGGATCGGTGAAGCAGAAGGGGTATTGAACGAGAGGATCCTGGGTCTGACATTAAGGAGAGAAGACTGTGCCGACGAACTCAAAAGCAACTCCGCCATTTTCTTCGTTTAACAACTAATTTGCCAACAAGTCAAAGAGATGGCGATTACGAAATGGTGGCCAAGGAAGAACAAATACACGTTTTGGGCAGTCTCTAGTCTATCTGCTTAAACAACCCAAGACAATTTCCTCAGCCTCTTACATTTGGGCCCACAATTATGGGCCTTTAAGGTAAGCTGCTCACAATTCTATTCTTGCATGGTCTTAGCCTAACATCTGCCGTTAATGACATTCAATCATCCCTTATCTATTAATTGATAATCATTTAAAAAATTTTAAAAATAGTAATATTATATTTTGTAATATTTACAATTGAAGTTTGCTGATGTGTCACTTTATTACATTTCAATTTTGCAAAGATGGCATCATTAGAATTGATTTCAAAATATGTTTGTCCAATTTAATTTCTCTAGGATACAACATACAATTAAGGATCCATTATAGACTAAACATACGACGAACCTATACTATAATGTTCTCAGCTTTTGTTTAGCCGGTGTATTATATAACCGAAACGGTACATTGATAATTTAAACGGTCTTTCTTCTAACTTCATCACTTCAAACCGAAATCACTAGTTGAACCATCTCTGTTTTACACCTGCCAGAAAAACATAATCATGCTCATTATAGACTTCTTTGTTTAAATTAACTCCCAAGTTCAAATTCACAAAACATGCTAACTACAAATGACAAAGTCTTATCACATTATTATGAAAAAGATCCCAAGATGTCAGAGTCTGATCAAACCAACTAACTCAACATAATTCAGTCTCATAGATACTCAACATGTTTATCTATCAGAATTTGAGACAGAATCTGATCAAATCATTTGAGTTGTTTAGGATCGATTGGGTTAGACAGCATAGGCTTGGTTAAACAACATAGGTTGATTTCAATGTAGTTTACTTCTTTTTATAAGAATAATCTTATCTAACACAAGGATATATAACTCATTGTTCGACATTGCTCACCATATAAACATGGACAATAATCCTATGTGAGGTTAATATACTTACATATTGAATCGACTCATTCAGTCCAAATTCTACTGCTTCTGGGACATTGGCATCAACAAGATTTTCTGACACTGTAACTACATTGGTCTCAACAGGAACCTGAGTTACTTCCACCTCCGGAACCTGAGTTGCTTCCACCTCCTTCGCTTTGGTGGCACCAAGTGCTGTGGTCGAATGTGGAAATAGGAGAATTTGGAGATTTCAAGTCTTCATAGCTAATATATTCACAAACCAAAAAAAGAAGATTGGACGTTAAAAACGATCAATATAATGTCAACAAGTCATTGCAGTAACATGATTGACTTTTGCCTTTGAGGAAAAAGTTGGCTTACGCAGAAAAGGAGACAATGGCCTAGGTTTCACATCTTTCACTTCGACATGTGCTTCATCCTCCGTGGGAGCTGTTGGTTCTTGAGTGACAGGCTCAATAGTGACTGGTGTTAACTCTTTGGCTGCAACTGATTCATGTACACAATCAAAATGCAGAAAGATGAAGCTAACCATCTCATAATGTGGTCATCACTGTCAGAGACAAGAGAGAAAAAAAGTACCTGGAGATTTGAGATCTGACCACCAAACAATGTATCTTCTAGAGCAAGAGTTTGATTATGAGTTTCTTTGTATGCATCAGTAGGTCTCTTCATCCCCCAGGCCTAACTATCTGATGAAACACTATGTAAAAGCAATATTCTAAGTTATGATACAGTCCAAAGAGTATGTGAAACTGTTCATTTAATCACTCACTGCGTAGTTAAGACCGCTTGCAATCAAGCTCTTTCAGCTTTTCTCTTCCAGCAAAGAAATCCCTGGAACAGACTTTAGAAACAAGACATTTACAACAAGTCATATCGCAAGAACATGCCATTAAGTTCTATATGCTTCTCTGGCAAAAAAGAAACATTATAGACTTACTTAAGAATAGCAGGGATATGATGAGTGAATCGAAAAATAACAAGTTATAAAGCGTAAAATCACCTGAGTTTATCTTGTGCGGAGTGAAAACCGAGAGATACCAAACCTTAATCCCCTTTCGACTTCGAAACCATCGCTGTCTTGGTGAGATATTTTTTATTTGTGGTCAGTTAATAAATTCTTTGAGTTAACTTTTAACTTTAAAATGTACTGTAAATAGGCTTTCTGTTTAACAAGGCCTGCAAATTTAATTCCAGTCCAATACATAATTATCCAATAGCATAAAAAAGTAAACCAATTTTTCCTATTAATTTGTAAATGTTATACAATACTCATCAATAAAATGACTTTGTCCAAAAAAAAAAAACTCATCAATAAAATGACTTCTTCCTTTTTTTTGAAAATAAATAAAATGACTTTTAATGTGTCTTTGATGCGTGGAAAAGGTATGTTTACATTGCTTTATATGAAGAATTTTATTTATAAAGGTTTAGCCATATATTAGGGTGAGTGCAGTCACACTCACACAGTGTCACTCACACGCCTATAAGTGCAAGACAATTTTTTGTGTGTGTGTCTAATCTAAGAAGGAACTATATTTCTAAAACACTAAAAACAATTTATTTTTTTATATTGTCCCTATTTTGTAAATTTCATTCTATATAGGTTTCTTTCAACTCAAGAGGAAAAAATCATGTAATTTGTTAACTACTTTTTATCTAAATTTTTCTTTCGTATGGGATATATATTAAATATTATGAAAATTGTAGTATCACCTTTATAGAATTTATAATACTATCTGAAATATTTTTTAAAAATAATTTATCAAAGTATAAGAAATGGAGATGACAACAAAAATGGAACACGGAGATGAAAGGAGTTGCACCAATTTTTTTATAACATAAATCGCATTGCAAAACTGTTTACCTGGTGTTAGAAAATGATATTTTGGAGATTATGAAATCAATAGACATGAAAAACAAACATCAAATATTATTTAGACAAACACAAGAAACTACAAAATCAGATGAGACTGAGAAAACATGGCCACTAATTTTGTTTGGGGGCTTGACATAGTTAAAATTCCAACGATTATGTAAACACCTCATCAGCCCATCATTTATTCTTACGATATTTACCTTTCACAACACCCAGTGAACACGTATGAAAAATATTGAAATTTAATTTACTTTTTATTTTATTATTTCTATTGTTATATATTATATAATATGTAAAACTGTAAGCATATGCATATTACTTGGGTTGTGATTATATATTCAGCTATTTTTACACTAAAATCTTTATTACCCGCAGTCTTTACACAAATCTTTATTTACATTACAGCCTTTTGACATTGAAGCTTCAAACAATGACGATGGTCTCAGATCTTTCTATAGTGGGCTATTGACTTATTGTAGAGGAGATACTTTTTAGAGTCATGATAACTAATTAACTACACCTTTTTCTCTTTATTTTCTAATTTGTTTATGATTTCTTATTTGAAAAATGGGGAATCAATATATTGGAATAAAGAATCCATGAAATTATTACTCTCACTCCCGGGTAGGACACTGGCATTCAGAATACTGCCTAGAAAACATATAAAAAAAAGGCTTATACTAAAAGAGATTCTCCATATTTCTGAATATAAAAATACTAGAATAAGACATGCGCTTTTTCACGGAGTAAAAATTTTAAGAAAATATATAATGTAATGTATATAACATAACATATAAACAATTGATTATTATATATGTAATAACTTAGGATTGATTTAAAAAATTTGCAATACTCGGTAATGGACCAGGATTTAAAATTTAGAAATTAGATAATAAAATTAACAAATTGATGGACAGATTAATGAAATTGAATATAGTACCGGGGGTGACTGATTGGACTTTATCTCCCTACTATGGCTTTATTTCTTTTTAAATCACTAAACTTTACCAATTATGTTGTACCTTTATTTTTAAAAAGTTAAAGCCTACATAAAGTTTCTATTAATATTTACTAATCTTGCTTTAGTTTTATTTTTGAAGCTACAACAAAAAAAATAAAGAAATTTTTTTTCTTTATGTATTTCAGGCATAAAAATCTATCTATAATAGGCTGTAGAATCTGTAAAATGAAATTAACTATCTATAATATCAAATAAATTAGATAATCATAATAAAAACATTTATAAATATTTCAATTTAATTTTGGGTTTTTTAAAATTATTGAAATATTTTAAAGAACATAAATTTTATTTACATATCACATTTTAAATAATAGTAAACTTTTATAAGAAAATAATAATATAAATTCTTTCAATTGATAAAAATAATTATGTCATATTTACATCACATAGTTCATATATTAAAATATCTACAGCTTATAACTTACAACTACAACAAATTTAACTACAGAAAAAGTCTTTGCAAAAAAAATCTATAGTAACGATTTTACAGCTACAACAAACTTTCCCACAACTAAACTTTTACTGCTAAAGTTTTATAGCCACAGTCGAACAAATCACCACCAGTATTGGCCCAACTTTAATTTTTTAATTTAATTTTTAATGTAATTTATTTTTTTAATTTTTAATTTAATTTAATGTATTTTTTAATTTAATTTAATTTTCTATTTAATTTTAGTTTTTTTCCTATCCGAGTCGAGACGATGTTACTCCATTCATTTAGAAATTTGTTCTCCTCTCACTGACAGAAAAATAAAATGGCAAAACTAATATTAAAGCTAGACTAATTTCGTCGAGGAATATTATTACAAAACTAACATATTAAAGCTGGCTTCATTATTGTTTGAAAAGTATTGAGACAAATCTAACATATTAGCACGGTCACATTAATGCCCTAATTTCTTATCTTTATATTTTTGTTTCTCAAAACAAATACTACTAAATCACATATAAACTTACATATCGCAGGAAATGTTCATGGGTTACGTACTAATAACTCGTGTAAGGAAAAGTTTTTAGCAATTAAGACGGATATGAGTAAGGCGTATGATAGGGTTGAATGGTCTTTTTTACAGCGACTTCCGTTGAAAATGGGGTTTTCTATGGAATTGGTAGCTTTGATGATGCAGTGTATATCATCAGTTAGTTATAAGGTTTTGTTAAACGGGCAACCAAAAGGACTTATAGTTCCAGAGAGAGGTTTGAGGCAAGGAGACTCATTGTCTCAATATTTATTTATCTTGTTTACGGAAGCCCTTACTGCCAGTGGCGGATGTAGCCTAAAATCTTGGTGGGGACAAATCATGTATACATATAAAATGATTTATCAATATGTAATTTTTAGTAAGAGAAAACATTTAAAATTTAGGCACATCACAAAAAATATTGAATTTCCATGGGGGCAAGTGCCACCCTCTTATTACACGTAGGTTCGCCACTGCTTATTGTAAACATTCGGAAGGAAGAGAGGGTGAAACGTTTAACATGGCTAAAAATAGCCCGGGCGAGTCCACCAATTTCTCATCGAGTCCACCAATTTCTCATCTATTATTTGCGGATGACAGTTTATTTTTTTTAAGGCGACGGTGGAAGAATGTAGTGTCATTCTAAAACTACTCAAAGATTATGAAATGGTGTCAGGACAACAAATTAATTTTTTGAAATCATCGATACAGTTTGGGCATAAGGTTCCTGATAGTCTGAGATCGAACATACATAATTTATTGGGTATTACGAATCTTTGAGGAATGGGGAATTATTTGGGGATCCCGAAGAGTCTAGGAGGATCAAAAATACAGATATTCGGTTTTTTAAATGAGAGGGTAAACAATAAAGTGAATAGTTGGACAGTTCGCTTTCTTACAAGAGCGGGCAAAGAGGTTTTAATAAAATCAGCAGCCTCACCTATGCCAACATTTGTGATGTCATGTTTCAGACTCCCTAAAGGGGTTACCAAAAAAGTTACGAGTACTTTAGCTCATTTCTGGTGGAGTAGTGTGAATAACAAAAAGGGTATTCATTGGTATTCATGGGATAAAGTCTGCACACATAAAGAAGAGGGGTGACTGAGCTTTAGAGATCTGCAAGACTTTAATACAGCTTTATTGGCTAAACAATTATGGCGTTTGATAGATAAACCGGAATGTTTATTTTCAAAGGTTTTCAAAGGTCGATATTTTCGGCATACTAATCCTCTGGATGATCACAGATCTTACTCATCTTCTTATGGATGGAGAAGTATCTGTTCAGCTAGACCTCTGGTTAAAAAATGGCTAATCAAAAGAGTGGGAACCAGGCAATCAATTTTCGTTTGGAATGATCCCTGGATTCCTGCTCCTCGCCCGAGGTCAGCATTACCAAAAACTCAATCTCAAATTTTAAATCAGTCTCTTGTGGTGGGAGATCTTATAAATCCCATTGATTGTTCCTGGAATGGGGATCTAATGGATGCATATTTTCATCCAGACGATGTGAAGATTATTCACTGTATAGCATTTAGCCGGGCACAAAGGCCAGATACGTACAGCTGGATGTTTACAGAGTCCGGTAAATACTCGGTTAAATCAGGTTTTAGGACTGAATCTTTATACCCGGATCGGGGCCCAAGAATGATAAGTTATGGACCAAATATTAAACCCCTCTTGGCGTTTTCATGGAAACTTAAATGCTCTCCGAAACTAAGGCACTTTGTTTGGCAAGTTTTATCTGGGACACTGCTAGTTTCAAAGAATCTGAAGGCCCGCGGCATTGAGTGTGATCTTCGGTGTGGTATTTGTGGGGCAGAGGAGGAATCTAAATATCATGTTCTCTTTGAATGTCTACCAGCATTACAAACTTGGGCTTTATCTCGGATCCCTTCCCCTCCCGGAATATTTCCATCATCATCAGTTTTTACCAGTTTGGACTATTTTTTTTGGAGGCTTCCAACGGATGTTGATTCAGATTGTTTTCCATGGATTATGTGGTATATATGGAAAAATAGAAATGAAAAAAATTATACTAATAAGAATGGGAATCCTCAAGAAATTCTGCGCAAAGCAGAAGTAGAAGGAACACTTTGGGCTGAGGCACAACTTTTGGTACCAGAGCATCATGGGTATTCTCAGCCAGATGTTAACTGGCAGACAATGAGATCTCCAGAGTCTACTATGTCGATGGGGCATGGAGGGAACAAGATATTTTCACCGGACATGGTTGGTACTGCTGGAAAATGGATTCGGAGGACGTAATGATGGGGGCAATGAATCTTCGACGAAGC
The DNA window shown above is from Brassica oleracea var. oleracea cultivar TO1000 chromosome C3, BOL, whole genome shotgun sequence and carries:
- the LOC106329192 gene encoding protein FATTY ACID EXPORT 2, chloroplastic, which codes for MAELLLSSSAQSSLLNVRPRILSFNTPSASPIRSIAFTNSKGFHPLAFKSGHQRLSSGADSTKLITCITVNCVDSGAKAVEVEPVIGGGGGGGIGGDKFGGGGGGGDDNDEGEGGGEEGSGGKTPLPLSMSQKLTLGYAFLVGVGGLMGYLKSGSQKSLLAGGLSAAVLLFVFRELPTKPVLASTIGVVMAGALTWVMGTRYMGSKKIFPAGVVSFMSFIMTGGYIHGIMRSLH